The DNA sequence aggtcaAATGAAGTATACAAGTTAGTGTTACCTTGATCAAGAGAACCCAGCAACACACACATGTTAGCAGAGCCTGTAGAATTGCAAACAAAAACCTTTTGTTAATTATCCGATGCCACTCTCAATTCGGGTCAAACCACTCACAAGGAAACTTAGCATAAACGAATTTGACCTACGTACCTCGCGGAGAAAGCTTTGACCTTTGAGCAGCGACGAGTGTTTCAGCACCCTAGTAGCAACAGTGTATGTAGGGTTTTCTTCGACCCAGGACAATGTGGGTTCTGTGGGGTTCCAGCGACAACAATATGGGTTTTCCGGCACTGTAGGGGGTTTTGTGGGTTCCAGCGAGGACAATGTGGGTTTTCCGGCAGTGTAGGGGGTTCTGTGGCTTCGACCGACGACAATGTGGGTGTCGAGGGAGCGGTTTCCGACAGATTTAAGGCGGGAGGAGAAAAAGGAGCGATTTCAGGCAGGAGGATGACAAAGAGAAGAGGGAGGGCAAGGTTTTCCAGCACGCGGCTTAtgaaatctcaatttttttttaacttataaacataacaacatcgatttttaatggataaccgatgttaactgaatatagttaacatcggtttttacaaaaccgatgttaacatcaaatacattacatcggttttttaacaaaccaatgttaaaatcaactccttaacatcggcttcctcaaaaccgatgttaactctatgaacttaacatcggttttgcccaaaccgatgttaccatattcatcttaacatcatgttaacatcggtttttctaaaaccgatgttaagtaactccatttaattacaaaaatgtcactgcgctttcgttaacatcggttttagctataaccgatgttaattggaCGATgtagaaaactttttttttagtagtgtctatctatctatctatctatatctctctctctccctctatatatatatagatgatgcTTATATCTACATATTATCATATACTTTTATGTATAAGttatctatatttataatttcaaaaaataaatagtgcCTAAATCAAACATCTATAACTATATGATACCTATACCAACAATTTATCATATGTTTGTAGGTATATGAAGTTTATACCCAAACTTTTAATGACTATCACTAAAAAGTGTCCCTATGTTTTTCGTGGCTAGCTTCCTATACAACAAACAACCTACAATCAAAATCCCATGCATGCACCTTCTTCGGTTATAGCAAAACCCAAAGTGCCTATCTTTGTTATGATCTACAATCCGGTAAAGTCCATATACATCTAGacttatttttgttgaaaatattttcccaTTCTCCACAAAACCAAACTCTTCACCATCCGAAACAGCACcccttcaaaattcaaatttaattccaCAACCTTTATCTACTACTCACCAACCAACTTCCTTATCCAATACAATTGCCGAAACAAACAGAAACAACATATCCAATCCACCCACAAATCCTGAAATTACCTCACCAACACAAACTCACTCTTAATTTAAACTCAAACTCCAATACAACCTTGCCCACGTCTCCCTCCAAATCCCCCCCATCTAGTACTTGCAACTTGGACACCTCGCTCCTCACAGAAGTTCTGGTTTCCACTTCCACTCATTCCATGGTAACAAGGTCCAAAAATGCTATTGTTAAACGCAAGCAGGTTGACTCGCTCATATTCTTGGCCCCTGAACCTAGTTAACCATCTTGCCTCTCGAAGGCTCTCAAACACCAAGAGTGGAAATCTGCCATGTCTGAATAGTTCAATGCCTTCATTGCTACTAGCACATGGACTCTCGTCCCAAAGCAAGAACACTCCAACATCACTGGGAACAAGTgggtttattgaataaaaaggaACACCGATGGTGCAGTCACTCGCTTCTAAGCACGTTTGATAGCCAAAGGCTTCCATCAACGCCCTAGTATCGACTATCACAATACTTTcaatatttaattcttataatatcAACAAGATGTGTATGCATTGAGAAATAAGAAAAacgtataattataaaataaaaatccaggAATAATAACAAGTGTTTTATTCTCTTAACAGGTAAACATGGATATGTCTATCATGTACTCAATGATCAGATACAAGGGGAACCAAATGCAATTCATTTTTCCTCCCAATAGCTAGTCCGAAGTGTTCATCCATATTCATTTCCTCAGGTTTCATCTTGTTTGGGAGTTCCCAGTTGAAGTGATAGAGTAATAGAGCTAGTGGAAGCATAATGCTAGCTAAACCCAATGTCATGCCTGGGCATATTCTTCTTCCTCCCCCAAAAGGGAGATAGTTAAAGTTATTCCCTTTGAAATCGATAGAACTATCCTCGAACCTTTCTGGGACAAACCTCTCGGCATCAGTCCAATATTTGGGATCTTTACAAATTGCATATGCATTTACCATGACTTTTGTTTTGGTAGGTATTTCATAGCCATCAATGATGGTTGGTTGAGAACATTCTCTAGGGAGTAATAAAGGAGTAGGTGGGTGTACCCTAAATGTCTCTTTGATCACCAACTTTAAATAAGTAAGTTGCTCTAGATCACTTTCATGAATTATTTCCTTTTCTCTAAAAGTTTGTCTCAATTCAGCTTGTGCTTTCTCCCTTACTCTTGGATTTCGCATCATTTCTGCCATAGCCCACTCTAGTGTTGATGCTGAAGTATCGGTTCCAGCAGCAAATATGtcctagtaaaaaaataaaatatttttatatgaagtttgGTAAAATGAAAGGagaaattatatgtatataacaAAATTGGACAACTTTTTGAATAGAAAAGgagataagaagaaaaaggagaaaaatatatgataaagtAATTAATACAAATGAGAGGATTAAAGAGATTAATGCTATAAAAATAGATGTTAGTgtgaaaaaaaacatgctttaaaAACTGGAATATCAGTGTCGGAAAGAAACGGAACATGACAAGTGGTGAGTGACAACTGCAAGGCCTAAAACAAatttcctttttaaataaacacttaattatcaatttcagttgttagaatatattttgtatttctatttttattagcaaaaatatagttttaattatattaattcctCAACTGAGAACTTTGGAAGAAGATCGTATAATATTGTAgatcttcatttattttaaggaaatataaataaaagagaattatATTTGACTAAAAATACTTTTCAAAAAAGTGTATATGAAAATTTATAGACTTGCATGTAACTattgtttttattgaaaaatagtttttaaaaattaaaattattcaaatcttattttatattaactatGTTAAAAGATAATTGAATGATTTTGTTTgtcattatatatattcatattaaaattttggaaataattaattatagaactttgatttataattttgtagttgataaaaaaacttaatatttgaaaatttattctaaattaatctttaaagcTCAACTTACCAATATCAAAGCTTTGATGTTGTTAGTTGTCATTTCAATGTCCATAGTGTCATCTTGTTGGATTTTGAGAAGAAGATCAATAAAATCTTGGTCCTCTACTTCGGCTCCATCTTCTTTtgcaattttcttcttttcttgatgcTCTCTTATGATGTTTTCTAAGACCTTGTCCACCTGCTTGTGTAACTTCTTCAATTTGGCCATCTTTCCagttatgaaatataaaaatggaaTTGAAGGAAACACGTCAGCAAGGTCAAATCCTCCCCCGGATTCTACGATTTTTCGGATCAAAGACACAACAAACTCATCTTGCTCCTTGTATATGCCACCAAATGCTACCCTGGAAATAGAGGCACATATCAATGAGAAAATTTGACTGGTGAGATTGATTGGGGAACCTGCTGCTTCGCGAATGGAGTTGATAAACTTTGCTGCCTCGTCTTCTCTTATGGAAGCAAAAGACTGAACTCTTTTGGCGCTCAGAAGCTCCGTGGCACACATTTTCCTCATTTGTCTCCAGTGATCACCATATGGAGCAAAAGCAATGCCCAATCCCCCATAGGATATCATTTGACCAAAAACAAGATGGGGTCTCTGAAGAAAAGAAACATCATGTGTTTTCACTATTTCCTTGGCCATCTTTGGGGAGGATGCAACCACTGCTGAAATTTCACCAAGTTGGAGGTGCATGAGGGGTCCATATTTTTTGGCAAGATCTCTGAGAGCATGGTGTGGAAGTGAACCTGCTTCTGCTAGTTGATGTAGATTCCCTATGATGGGTAGTTTCTTTGGTCCTGGTGGGAGTTTGTGAGAGACGACACTACTTTTGTAACATTTTGCAAGCCAATGCAATAGAAAGAACAAGGCAATAACCAAGAAGTAGGTTTGAGCTTCCATGGTTTTCTAGTCTTTAGAGTTAGCTCTCTCAAGTACTGAGTACCGTATCCAGAAGCTCTCAAGTATGTTTGTATTGTTTGCCTAGGGATGGTTCCTATTTATAGAATCTTGAATCTGCACAgtcaacaatttatttatttgtgtatGGCAGATGTATTTTTCCGGCGTTGAACGACATGTTTTCAATTGTTGATGACTGTTGAATAATATAGATTGCCGTTTAATTGTTAGTTATTTTCAACGAACatttatgagagaaaaaaaaagtattgacaatataaaaaatttataaggtCATTTATTAtaggataaatttattgactttgaTAATTAGTTAAAAGTCATACAGAAACtaagttttaattagttaacaatataaaatcttttatacTGTATAACTAAGTTAAATGAATTTGTAGCTAACTATGACAAACATGTAATAGAGATCTAATAATAGATTTACTATGTTCattcttttaacaaaataagaaacacaaattaaaactcaaactataaaagaattaaactaaaagttaatatattaataaagaatataaatatatggatgtttgaatctaaaataataatactttttgTTGATACGAAAAGATAGGGATAGAGCTACAACATTTTCTTTGAAGGgtcaaatacaaatttaaattactattctaaaattaatatattaaatttaaccaacaactaaaaaaatcataataagtaACTATATaccacaaataaaatttatataaattaaacaaaagataTAAGACTATAGTACTGcaacaaaagaaatagatttagtttttaaattcataatagCAATTCTAATGATACGAAGTCAACATTATATTTAGATGTcatgtttaaagtttaaaacatataattgacgttcaatttttaaagtaaaaattaatttttaatttggtaataataagaaaattgcaTTTTCTACTTCAAACAatgaaatgtatatttttttattttgttaaggaACATTTAGAAAAACATTACTAGAGgccttaaaaattattgaacatGATAGTTGTATATTTTTTGGGGAGGTGTATCCATCTTTAGTGgtgaaagagataaaagaagagagaaaaaataatcagATCTAATAGAAGATGTCATGAGAAAAAAAGATAGacatagaaagcaaaaaaaaaaaaaaatagagaaaaatttgtaaaaaaattatataaaatcattattaaagATGATATATAcagtagtatatatttttttttggagatgACCTTAAATATACTCGTGcgtttataatattatttgaggtgtttgataatgattttttttttccactggGAAGGTATATGATAATGATAACATTATTAAATGGAATGAAAAATTTGACATGTCTTTTTGAGATTTATAAAAATTGGGTTATTCGTTTAATATAAcagaaaatatcattttaattaaattatgcaTCTATTATTaatgcaaaaatatttatattttgaatatttgtatatttcgtAATATTTATACaggatttttattattattttgttctatttatattttataactattatatattttttaatatttattgttattttattataaaattattactattaatttataactattaCAGCTCAATTGGTGCAGTAATAGTAAATATTCTCGTCATGCATTATTTGGTATCGCAAGAACCTTGACTTGGAAGCTATAATTACGTTGCAGACTAAGTCAAAACAGAAATAGTCGTTGCACTATGATCGGGGTTGCAGACTAATTCAAAATAGATATTGTACGTTGCACAGCTCTGATTGCGGTTGCACACCAGCCAAGTCAATGTAGAAATTGCCATCTTCAATCCAATAAgagaaaacttaaaaaaaaaatctcactttgataaataaaattcatggtATGCTTATTTATAATaacacttataaaaaaataatagtaattattcagaattagaaaatatatatatatatatatttgatagaaAATCTTTagtaactatatttttttaatctaatcagtaaatttttttaaaaaagagtatCAAACTTAAGTTTTgaaacacttattttattttcagaacatgaacaaattaaaattaactatgaagaagaaaaaaaacaaataataaaaatattatttgatgcAAATTAGAACtatgaagaaaataaactaGAGAAATTCTAGTGGCACCTACTCTCTTTCAAAGATTACTTTTTATATGATATGATTGGTTagagtttattaaaaattattaattttagtatgttaattttgattttcatttaatataaattagtaGAGTGAATTATTAACTGagaaataaaatctataaaaatgttgatctctaaaaaattaaaatcaatcatataaagagtcttagaaagaatttttttttcaatatgttTAATTCTTTGAACTTAATAACTTCCATTTTACTTTCATGTGACGGATAATCCtgtataatgtaaaataaaagagataaatatgttactctctttttttctcaaaaaaaaaacagataaatGAACATTGAAAAGGtcaaatacatatatacatgGAGAGAAATTATTAAAGAAGTCAAATACTGTCCAACCTGatactttattaaaaaatgttaatgacATTCTATCTGAGACTCTTCTATAAAAGATGATCAAGTATTTTCATGAGGTGACGTGTTCAATAATTCCTTCGGCAATCACAAACTATAAATTACAGAATTTGGTTCGAGCATCTACGACTCTTTCTTCAAACTTACTGAAGTGCATTGAGGGTTTTTTTCCCTAGTGTTTTTTTATCGTTATGTTAGTCGTCAGAGAAGTATCATTAGGTCC is a window from the Glycine max cultivar Williams 82 chromosome 2, Glycine_max_v4.0, whole genome shotgun sequence genome containing:
- the LOC100806252 gene encoding cytochrome P450 71D8-like, which gives rise to MEAQTYFLVIALFFLLHWLAKCYKSSVVSHKLPPGPKKLPIIGNLHQLAEAGSLPHHALRDLAKKYGPLMHLQLGEISAVVASSPKMAKEIVKTHDVSFLQRPHLVFGQMISYGGLGIAFAPYGDHWRQMRKMCATELLSAKRVQSFASIREDEAAKFINSIREAAGSPINLTSQIFSLICASISRVAFGGIYKEQDEFVVSLIRKIVESGGGFDLADVFPSIPFLYFITGKMAKLKKLHKQVDKVLENIIREHQEKKKIAKEDGAEVEDQDFIDLLLKIQQDDTMDIEMTTNNIKALILDIFAAGTDTSASTLEWAMAEMMRNPRVREKAQAELRQTFREKEIIHESDLEQLTYLKLVIKETFRVHPPTPLLLPRECSQPTIIDGYEIPTKTKVMVNAYAICKDPKYWTDAERFVPERFEDSSIDFKGNNFNYLPFGGGRRICPGMTLGLASIMLPLALLLYHFNWELPNKMKPEEMNMDEHFGLAIGRKNELHLVPLVSDH